Part of the Candidatus Delongbacteria bacterium genome, TCGGTCGAATGTGCTCAGCACCCGCCCGACTTCTTCTTCTTGCCGGCATTGCCGCTGGAGATCACGGGCGGCGGTGCGCTGACCGTGGGCTTGGTCTCGGCGCCACTGAACCAGGCGGCCAGTTCGGCCCGGCGCTGGTCCGCGGCCCTGCCCGCCTCGCTCCAGTCCCCGCTGGGAGTGGGTTCCAGCACCGAATGGATCCAGTTGTCGACTCCTCCCTCCAGCAGCAGATAGCTGGGACCATTGGGCCAGGTGCTGAGGAAGTCCGTGGCCGTATCCTTCTCGGCCAGCAGCACGACTCGCATGCCCGGCAACAAACCGGCAGGTGCCACGGCCGGGTCGTCGATCGCATGCAGGTTCGGCAGATGCAGGGCATCTCCCCGGCCGCTGAGATCCACCAGATACAGGGAAGGATCCCGGCGGATCACGGCATCGGCCAGTTCCACAGGGGCCAGGCTACCGGGTGTCCGGGCCAGCGCGGCACCCGGAGTGACCGGTCCTCCCGTGACGGCCGCGATCACGCCCAGCAGCACCAGAGCACCCACGACCGCATACTTGGCACCATGGTCCCTGACCACGGTCTTCTCAAGGTGCAGCCCGGAGTTCTCAAGGCGCTCCTGCATGATGCCTTCCACCTTCTCGGCACCCACGAAGGCCGCCAGAGCCACCAGCGCGATGATCACCGCCAGCCAGGAACCGGAGAGTCCCAGCAAGGTGGGGAAGGTGCTCACCTCGCCCGCCCCCGAGTGATACAGGGCGTCCATGAAGGGAATGCCATCCACGCCCAGCGCGAAGGCCATTGTGCCGATGAAGACTCCCAGCAGCACCACCAGCGCATCCAGCTTGCCCGAGACGAGCGACACGAAGGCCGTGCCGGGGCAGAGTCCGCTGATGATGAACCCGACTCCCAGCAGGAACCCCCCCACGATCTGGGGGGCCAGAAAGGTGGGATTGATCCAGACCTGCCCCAGGTCCACCAGATTCCAGGACTGCATGGCGTACAACCCGCCCATGGCCACGATGATCGCGGTGAACATGACCTTGAAGACGGTCATGTCGTACAGGTAGAACTGGGCGGCCAGCTTTCGACCATTGCCGAATCCGGCGCGTTCGAGGGCGAAACCGAACACGGCGCCAATCACCAGGGCGGTCAGCAGACCGCCTTCGTTGCCCAGGATGCCGCTGGGCACGACGGGAAATGTCACAGCCATTGTTTCCTCACGAACCAGGCGACCGAGTACCCTCCCGCGAACACCATCATCATGAAGGCCCAGCTGCCGCTGGCCAGCGCCGCTCCGCCGGAGAGCGCCTGGCCCGAGGTGCAGCCGCGCCCCAGTGCGGCCGCGAATCCCATGATGATGCCACCCAGCAAGGCCAGCCAGAGACGCCCGCCCCGGCTGATCCGCGGGCTGCGCACGACTTCGGACTTCAGGCGGCCAGCGGTCAGTGCCGCCAGAAAACCCCCGATGAGCACACCGATGACCTGGATCACCAACCAGTTGGAAAGGGGATTGCCCCGTGTCACGTAGCTGCCGAAGGCGGAACTGCCTTCGGTCCATTCGGGGCTGAAGATGTCGCACGCCCCGGCGAGCACACGCTTGGGAAACGCGCTGGCGCCCAGGCCCTGCCCGGCGACCACGAAGGCGGCCAGCAGGGCGAGGCCCAGCAGCAGTCCGGCGAGGTAGGGGTTCCAGTAGGGTTTTGTGTTCATGGCACCCTCAATTCAGGCTGATGCTGCCGGCGGACATCCAGTGCGAATGTTGTCCGGCGTAGATCATGATCCAGCGCAGCGCAAAACCTCCGGCCAGCACCATCAGGGCAGCGGCGCGACCGGGCACGGCGCGATGTTTGTACTCGATGAATTCGGCCAGCGCGGGAGTGAACAGGCCAAGGCCCACCACCAGGCTCCAGAAGGCGGCCGTGTACGGTCCGCCGAAGATCAGCTGCACGGCCTGCAGCGAGGCCTCGCCGCCCGAGGCCAGCCCGATGATCCAGAGCGCCAGGATGCCCAGTTCCGAAAGGATCAGCAGAAAGTCGATGAAGCCCAGAAAGCGCCGCTCCGACTCCTTGAGCTTGAACAGCAGCATGAATGCGGCGCCCGTGGAGACTCCCGAGACCAGGAACAGGGGCCCCAGCAGGGAGCTGTTCCAGAAGGGGCGACTGGGAAATGCGCCCAGCAGAATGCCCGTATACAGCCCCAGGATCGAGCCGCTGATGATGCTGAGGGCGGCGAAATTGCGCTGGGAACGCAGGCTCCAGTCCGACCAGGTCCGCAGAATGGGCAAGCGGCGCACAATGGCCTCACGCCAGCTGGCGGGTGTGTCAACCCAGGCCATGTGTGCCGACACCGGATAGACCAGCAACAGCACCCAGGCACCCCAGCTCATGGGTGTGTAACTGCGCAGGATCAGGTAGAAGCGCCAGGCGTTGAAGCGGTTTTCCAGATCGATGAACAAGCAGAGCATGCCCGCACTGATCAGCACCAAGTTGGCCCAGGGCAACAGGCCCAGAGCCAGCGAGGGCGGATCGTCGCGCCGCCAGAGACGCATCGCGCCGGACAGAACCATGATTCCGGCCACGATGCCACCCAGAAACAGGTAAACGGCCACTTCACCGTGCCAGACCTCGAGGCTGGGGTCGATCATCGGATTCTGCCGGGTGGTGGTGATTTCCAGCAAGATGACCTCCTACTTCAGATAGAAGTGCATGGGCCGGGTGCCCGCGTCGGGTTTCAGGGTGTACGACTCCCGGCGATCCAGCAACTGCGACAGCTCACTGCCGGGGTCGTTGAGATCGCCGAAGACGATGCTGCGTGTGGGACAGACTTCCTGGCAGGCGGTGGTGGCCATGCCGCGGGCCATGCGGTGCGCGCAGAAGGTGCATTTGTCCACGGTGCCCGTGCGAGGATCCACATGGCGCGCGTCGTAGGGGCAGGCCGCGATGCAGGCCTTGCAGCCCGAGCATTTGGCTGGGTTGATGCGTACGCTGCCGTCATCGCCATAGTGGCTGGAACCTGTCGGGCAGGCGCGCACACAGGCGGCATTCTCGCAGTGATTGCAGCGCTCCGAACGCACCGTCATGCTCAGGTCGGGAAAGCGGCCCCGGGTTTCGGTGGTGACCCAGTCGCGCACACAGCCCACCGCCAGATCATTCTCGGTCTTGCAGGCGATCACGCAGGCGCCGCATCCTACGCAGGTGCGGGTGTCCACGGCCATCCCGAGGCGCTTGCTCATGCGTGGGTCCCTCCCTCGTCGCTGGCCGGGATGACCGTGACGAAGTTCACGTTCATGCCCGTACCACCCATGATTGGATCCACCTTGGTGCTGGTGACCAGTTCGGCCGTATCGATTCCGCGCCCGTGCACGAAGTTCAGGCCGCGAGCCTTGCGTCCATAGCCGTGCACCAGAAAGACCGCGTCGGGGCGGATCCGGTCGGTGACTTTCAGCGGGGCGCTGAAGGTGCTGAGCGCCCCGTCCTGGTTCTGCAACCGCACACGCTGGCCGTGGCTGAGGTTCCAGCGTCGGGCTGCCGCGCTGTTCAACCATACTTCGTTCTCCGAGAATGTTTCGGAGAGCAGGCGGTTGTTGGTGGTACGCCCGAAGGTGTGAGTCGGGGCGCGTCCGAAGAGCAGCCGGAAGTAACCCTCGGGGGGGTCGCCATGGTCGGTGTACACGGGCATCGGGTCAAACCCCTGGGCCAGCAGTTTGTTGGAGAAGAGCTCGATCTTGCCGCTGTCGGTGTAGAACTCGAGCTGCAGCCCGTCTTCGACGCAGGTCGGCACCGGAGTGGGAGCCGTGATCACCCCATCACGCTGCAATGCGTCACAGTCGAGACCGGCCCCGTGCGCCCGCTGGGTCGCGTACTCCAGGCTGTCCTTCCAGGGAAAGAACTCCTGCAGATTCAGCTTGCGGGCCAGTTCGCTGGCGATCCACCAGCCCGGCTTGCTCTCGTGCATGGGCGGCACCACTTCCTGGCGCACGGCCACGAAGGGCACCTTGTAGGGCGGATTGAACAGGTCGTCGCAACGTTCCAGATAGGTGCATTCGGGCAGTACCACATCCGACCAGCCGCAGATTTCCGCGGGCAGCACATCCACGGTCACCAGAAAATCCAGTTTCTGGATCGCCTCGTAGGTTTTCTTGGGGTCGGGCAGGGTGGTGGGCAGGTTGGAACCATAGACCATCCAGCCCTTCAGGTCGTACTCGGAGTAACCGGGAATCGTGGAATTGCACACGCCCTGGGCCAGCAGCTGGTCGGCCAGTGGATAGTGGCTGGGGACCGGCCGATCCACGGCCTCCCGGTGGTGTGTGCCATAGGCGGGAACCGGGAAGCCGGCAAGCTCGATGCTGGACTGATTCAGGAACCCTCCGCGATGACCCCAGGAGCCCAGCAGGGCATTGAGGATCGCGATCATCCGGCTGCGCTGGGTGTCATCTCCATACCAGGTCACGTGGCGCCCCGGGTGAACAATCGCCCGCGGGCTGGCGCCGGCCATCAGCGCGGCCGTTTCGCGGATCACGCCAGGGTCGATGCCCGTGCGTGGCCAGGCCCATTCCGGGGTGAAACTCTTCAGGTGCTCGGAAAAGGGACCAAAACCGTAGGCATGTTGCTCGATGTACTCACGTGCGTAGCCGCCTTCGTGTACCAACACATGGGCCCAGGCCAGCAGCAGAGCCATGTCGGAGCCGGGTCGCACGGGCAGCCAGTGACGGGCCTTGGACGCGGCCACCGAGAAGCGGGGGTCCACCACGATCAGGTCCACACCACGGCGAATGGCCTCGCTGAAGTCCTGCACCTGGGTGTTGTGCATGTTCTCGCCCAGATGGCTGCCCATGAGCACAAGGCAGCGCGTGTTCTCCATGTCGGTGTTCTCGGGAGATCCCACTCCGGAACCGAAAGTCAGATCAAAACCGACATCGCGAGGGCCACGGCACTGGGCGAAGGAGGGTGCCGTGATGTTGGGGCTGCCGTAAGCCTTGAAGAGATGCTTGATCCAGTTGGCACCGTATCCATGGTAGAACAGGGCGAGCGCCTCGGGGCCGTATGTCACACGGATCTTTTCGAAGTTCTCGGCCACTTCACCCAGGGCCGTATCCCAACTGACGGCTTCGAATTTCTGTTCGCCGCGTGAGCCAACCCGCACCAGGGGCGTCTTCAGACGATCCGGGTCATAGAGCAGGCCCGTTCCCCCAGCGCCTCTGGGACAGAGACGCCCGTTCGAAAGGGGGTGTTTGGGGTTGCCGGTGATCTTGGTCACCCGCCCCTGCTTCACATGGGCCAGCACTCCGCACTTCCAGAAGCAGAGTTCGCAGAATGTGGGCACCACCCGATCCCCGTCGGTACCCGGGTCGGGTACCGGATCGTCATAGGTGCCGAACCAGTTGCTGCTCAGTCCTCCCAGCAGCACACTTCCGGCGGCGCTGGCACCTGCGATCTTGATGAACTCACGTCGTTGCATGCTGCATCTCCGCTGGATCCGGGGCGAATTGCCAGAAATCGCGGAGAAAATGAGGGCAGCGCAGCAGTCCGTCCTTGATTCATCTCATATCTGCGTGGGAATATTCCCATGAAGTCGCGGGGGTGGCGGTTCTGATCAGAAAAGAGAAAAGGCCCTCCCCGCGCGGTGCGGAGAGGGCCCGAAGTCTTGTGTTGCAAGACCTTACTTGGTCAGGATCATCTTGCGGGTCTCGACGATGCTGCCGCTGTTCAGGGTGTAGAAGTACACGCCGCTGGACAGGTTGGAGGCATCGAAGGTGACCTCGTGGGAACCGGCACCGACCAGGCCATTCACCAGGGTGGCGACCTTCTGGCCGGCCATGTTGAAGACGGCCAGCTCAGCATTGGCGGTCTCGCCCATGTTGAAACGGATGCTGGTGGTGGGGTTGAAGGGGTTGGGGTAGTTGGCTTCGAGGCCAAAACCACTCACCACATCTTCCGTGGCACCGGTGCGGGTGGTCAGGCAGACCTCGCCCATCAGGAAGTCTTCTCCGATGCCGTCGTCGGCATAGGATCCGGAGAAGCCGCTGAAGTTGAAGCACAGTTCATTGCCGTAAGCGACAAGGCTGCTCAGGTTGCTGATGGTCATTTCCACGTCGTTGCCGAACAGGTGGGGCCCCTGGTTGCCGGGCAAAGGCGCACCGAAGGAGAAGGGCAGCAGACCCATGTTCACGAACGTGGACACGGAGTAGCCCAGGATGTCAGTGGTGGCGCCCACGCCGGCCACGATATCCGTGCTGCCACTCTGGTCGAGGTCGAGGCCGATGCAGATGGCTTCGGTGCCCATCAGGTTGGGCATGTCGAAACCCTGGTTGCTGGCAAGCCAAGCAGCCGTGTTGCCTTCGAAGCCGTCACCGTCGGCGTCACCGGCAATACCGGCGAAGTCCAGACCAATGTGGAGCTCATCCGCATTGGCGTCCAGTTCGAAGGCCACGTTCACGACTTCCCATCCGGACACCGTCAAGGGCGGTGCCTGAACGGGGATACCAACGTCAACATTGTCCGCAACAGCCACAACACCAGCGCCCGTGAAGTCCGAGGGAACATCACCTGTGAAGGTGATGGCCTGGGCACTTCCGGTGATCACGGAGATCACCAGCGCGGTGCGGAACAGCTGAACGGGTAGAGCAGAAACTCTCATCTCGTTCTCCTTGGGCAAAGATTTAGGGTGAGTCCGACTAGGGCAGTCTTCTTCTTGAAGGGAAGGCTTCGCAATCCGCATGCCATTTTGATTCAGGGGAGGAAAACGGGGCCGCGCAAAGCTGATCAATGTTTCTCAAGGCGTACTTGGCCGGGATTCAGCTCGCTGATTTCTGTCCAGTATCTGTTCACACCTGACACTCTTGGCCAACATGAGAGGGCAGGCTGAGCAGCTCGAGCGCCATTGGGTGGCAATGTGGGCGCAGTGGCGAGCATTGAATTGGAAAAACGATTGCCGGCCAATGAAAAAGCCCCTCCCGTGTGAACGGGAGGGGCTGTCTGCGACTGCAGAAGGTTGACCTTACTTGGTCAGGATCATCTTGCGGGTCTCGACGATGCTGCCGCTGTTCAGGGTGTAGAAGTACACGCCGCTGGACAGGTTGGAGGCGTCGAAGGTGACCTCGTGGGAACCGGCACCGACCAGGCCATTCACCAGGGTGGCGACCTTCTGGCCGGCCATGTTGAAGACGGCCAGCTCAGCATTGGCGGTCTCGCCCATGTTGAAACGGATGCTGGTGGTGGGGTTGAAGGGGTTGGGGTAGTTGGCGTCCAGGCCAAAACCACTCACCACATCTTCCGTGGCACCGGTACGGGTACGCAGGCAGATGGTGCCGGCCATGAAGTCTTCACCGATGCCGTCGTCGGAATAGGAACCGGCGAAGACGGCGTAGTTGAAGCAGGCTTCGGTGCTGTAGGCCAGCACGCTGCTCAGGTTGGCGATCTCGACTTCGAAATCGGGACCCATCGCGAAGGCACCCTGGAGGGCGGGCGCGGGGGCACCGAAGGAGAAGGGCAGCAGGCCACCATTGACGAACTGGGCAACCTGATAACCGGACGCGTCGGTCAGGGCGCTGACACCGGCGATGTAGTCATAGGCGAAATCATTGTCGAAGTCGAACGCGATGCAGATCGACTCGGTGCCGGCCAGGTTGGGCATGTCCACGCCACCGTTGCCCAGCAGCCAGGCGGTGGAGTTGGCGGGCAGGCCGTCGCCGTCGGCGTCACCGGCCATGCCGGCGAAATCCAGACCAACCTGCAGGGCGTCGTTGTTGGCGTCCAGCATGAAAGCGGCATTGATGACTTCCCAACCCGGAACGGTCATCGGGGGAGCCTGGACCGGCAGACCCACGTCGATGCCGTCGGCCTGGACGACCACGTCGGGTCCGGTGAAGTCCGTGGGCACATCACCGCTGAAGGCGCGAGCGCCGGAAGCGGCAACCGAAACCAGAAGAGCGGTGCGGAACAGGTGAACCGAAATTTTGCGACCAGTCATGGGATCCCCCTTTGAAGTATTGGGCACTGTTGAAACCGTGTTCGATGCGTTCGAATGTCTTGAATGGCAAGACCTGTGCCAAAAACTTCACGCACGGCCTAAAGCTAACAATTACAATAGTATGACGTATTTGGCCAGCTTTGAAAAGTTCTGGATCATCAAGTTTGGCTGTTCATATTCCGTCACATTTGACGAAAATGGCACATCGGCCAGCTTTGGAACGCGCCGCGCTCGCCGCACTCTCCGTCGCCGCATCGGGCTTCGACCAGACTCAGGGGTCAAACAATCCTGAAGCTGCCATGTGGCGGTGCGGGCGCCAGGCGGTCGTCTAGAATGGAGGACGGCCAGCGCGTCCATGGTCCGCACGGAGAGGGTCAAACAGTCCTGAAGCTGCCTTGTGGCGGTGCGGGCGCCAGGCGGTCGTCAAGAATGGAAGACGGCCAGAGCGTTCATGGTCCGCACGGAGCGTGGAGTGCCCATGGCCGGGAAAGGAATTGGCCGGGAGACGCAGGGAGTGGGAGGCTGGATTGAAACGGAAAATCCCCCGGAACCAGAGGCTCCGGGGGATTTGAACGATCGAAGATCCGTTGGCTGACGCCGACCTTACTTGGTCAGGATCATCTTGCGGGTCTCGACGATGCTGCCGCTGTTCAGGGTGTAGAAGTACACGCCGCTGGACAGGTTGGAGGCATCGAAGGTGACCTCGTGGGAACCGGCACCGACCAGGCCATTCACCAGGGTGGCGACCTTCTGGCCGGCCATGTTGAAGACGGCCAGCTCAGCATTGGCGGTCTCGCCCATGTTGAAACGGATGCTGGTGGTGGGGTTGAAGGGGTTGGGGTAGTTGGCTTCGAGGCCAAAACCACTCACCACATCTTCCGTGGCACCGGTACGGGTCTCGTCGCGGACACACAGCTCGCCGGCCATGTAGTCCTCGCCCACACCGTCATCGGCATAGGAGCCGGAGAAGACAGCGTAGAAGAAGCACACCTCGGAATTCACCGGGCTGTAGTTCACAAGACCACTCAGGTTGCTGATGGTCAGCTCGAAGTCGGGGCCGACCATGTAGGCACCCATGTGGGCCGGCATGGAGGCACCGAAGCCGAAGGGCAGCAGGGGCATGCCGTTGAAGGCAGCCACGTCGAAACCAGAGGCGTCGGTGCTGGAGCTGACACCAGCGATCACGTCCCAGGCGAAGTTGCCGTCGAAGTCGAAGGCGATGCAGATGGACTCGGTGCCACCCAGGTTGGCGAAGTCCCAACCGCCGTTGCCCAGCAGCCAGGCGCTGTTGCCGCCTTCGAAGCCGTCACCGTCGGCGTCGCCAGCGATGCCCACGAAGTCCAGGCCCACACGCAGCTCGTCCATCATGGCGTCGAGCTCGAAAGCGGCGTTCTGGATTTCCCAGCCGGAAGTGGCACCCATGGCCTGGACGGGCATACCCACGTCCATCGGATCGGAAACAACGACCACGTCGGGATCGGTGAAGTCGGCCGGAACGTTACCCGTGAAAGCCTGGGCGCCGGCGGCGGCGACCGAGACCACAAGCGCGGTCCGGAACAGAAGCGTAGGAACAGTGCGGAGTTCCATAATTCCCCCTTGGTTGACAGAATGAAAATGTGATTGCGTTCGATTTTGCTATGTCCCGCTCAGGAGACGCA contains:
- a CDS encoding 4Fe-4S dicluster domain-containing protein; this translates as MSKRLGMAVDTRTCVGCGACVIACKTENDLAVGCVRDWVTTETRGRFPDLSMTVRSERCNHCENAACVRACPTGSSHYGDDGSVRINPAKCSGCKACIAACPYDARHVDPRTGTVDKCTFCAHRMARGMATTACQEVCPTRSIVFGDLNDPGSELSQLLDRRESYTLKPDAGTRPMHFYLK
- the nrfD gene encoding polysulfide reductase NrfD translates to MLEITTTRQNPMIDPSLEVWHGEVAVYLFLGGIVAGIMVLSGAMRLWRRDDPPSLALGLLPWANLVLISAGMLCLFIDLENRFNAWRFYLILRSYTPMSWGAWVLLLVYPVSAHMAWVDTPASWREAIVRRLPILRTWSDWSLRSQRNFAALSIISGSILGLYTGILLGAFPSRPFWNSSLLGPLFLVSGVSTGAAFMLLFKLKESERRFLGFIDFLLILSELGILALWIIGLASGGEASLQAVQLIFGGPYTAAFWSLVVGLGLFTPALAEFIEYKHRAVPGRAAALMVLAGGFALRWIMIYAGQHSHWMSAGSISLN
- a CDS encoding T9SS type A sorting domain-containing protein, with translation MTGRKISVHLFRTALLVSVAASGARAFSGDVPTDFTGPDVVVQADGIDVGLPVQAPPMTVPGWEVINAAFMLDANNDALQVGLDFAGMAGDADGDGLPANSTAWLLGNGGVDMPNLAGTESICIAFDFDNDFAYDYIAGVSALTDASGYQVAQFVNGGLLPFSFGAPAPALQGAFAMGPDFEVEIANLSSVLAYSTEACFNYAVFAGSYSDDGIGEDFMAGTICLRTRTGATEDVVSGFGLDANYPNPFNPTTSIRFNMGETANAELAVFNMAGQKVATLVNGLVGAGSHEVTFDASNLSSGVYFYTLNSGSIVETRKMILTK
- a CDS encoding molybdopterin-dependent oxidoreductase, translating into MQRREFIKIAGASAAGSVLLGGLSSNWFGTYDDPVPDPGTDGDRVVPTFCELCFWKCGVLAHVKQGRVTKITGNPKHPLSNGRLCPRGAGGTGLLYDPDRLKTPLVRVGSRGEQKFEAVSWDTALGEVAENFEKIRVTYGPEALALFYHGYGANWIKHLFKAYGSPNITAPSFAQCRGPRDVGFDLTFGSGVGSPENTDMENTRCLVLMGSHLGENMHNTQVQDFSEAIRRGVDLIVVDPRFSVAASKARHWLPVRPGSDMALLLAWAHVLVHEGGYAREYIEQHAYGFGPFSEHLKSFTPEWAWPRTGIDPGVIRETAALMAGASPRAIVHPGRHVTWYGDDTQRSRMIAILNALLGSWGHRGGFLNQSSIELAGFPVPAYGTHHREAVDRPVPSHYPLADQLLAQGVCNSTIPGYSEYDLKGWMVYGSNLPTTLPDPKKTYEAIQKLDFLVTVDVLPAEICGWSDVVLPECTYLERCDDLFNPPYKVPFVAVRQEVVPPMHESKPGWWIASELARKLNLQEFFPWKDSLEYATQRAHGAGLDCDALQRDGVITAPTPVPTCVEDGLQLEFYTDSGKIELFSNKLLAQGFDPMPVYTDHGDPPEGYFRLLFGRAPTHTFGRTTNNRLLSETFSENEVWLNSAAARRWNLSHGQRVRLQNQDGALSTFSAPLKVTDRIRPDAVFLVHGYGRKARGLNFVHGRGIDTAELVTSTKVDPIMGGTGMNVNFVTVIPASDEGGTHA
- a CDS encoding YeeE/YedE family protein, with the protein product MNTKPYWNPYLAGLLLGLALLAAFVVAGQGLGASAFPKRVLAGACDIFSPEWTEGSSAFGSYVTRGNPLSNWLVIQVIGVLIGGFLAALTAGRLKSEVVRSPRISRGGRLWLALLGGIIMGFAAALGRGCTSGQALSGGAALASGSWAFMMMVFAGGYSVAWFVRKQWL
- a CDS encoding T9SS type A sorting domain-containing protein, whose amino-acid sequence is MRVSALPVQLFRTALVISVITGSAQAITFTGDVPSDFTGAGVVAVADNVDVGIPVQAPPLTVSGWEVVNVAFELDANADELHIGLDFAGIAGDADGDGFEGNTAAWLASNQGFDMPNLMGTEAICIGLDLDQSGSTDIVAGVGATTDILGYSVSTFVNMGLLPFSFGAPLPGNQGPHLFGNDVEMTISNLSSLVAYGNELCFNFSGFSGSYADDGIGEDFLMGEVCLTTRTGATEDVVSGFGLEANYPNPFNPTTSIRFNMGETANAELAVFNMAGQKVATLVNGLVGAGSHEVTFDASNLSSGVYFYTLNSGSIVETRKMILTK
- a CDS encoding T9SS type A sorting domain-containing protein; the encoded protein is MELRTVPTLLFRTALVVSVAAAGAQAFTGNVPADFTDPDVVVVSDPMDVGMPVQAMGATSGWEIQNAAFELDAMMDELRVGLDFVGIAGDADGDGFEGGNSAWLLGNGGWDFANLGGTESICIAFDFDGNFAWDVIAGVSSSTDASGFDVAAFNGMPLLPFGFGASMPAHMGAYMVGPDFELTISNLSGLVNYSPVNSEVCFFYAVFSGSYADDGVGEDYMAGELCVRDETRTGATEDVVSGFGLEANYPNPFNPTTSIRFNMGETANAELAVFNMAGQKVATLVNGLVGAGSHEVTFDASNLSSGVYFYTLNSGSIVETRKMILTK
- a CDS encoding YeeE/YedE family protein, with translation MAVTFPVVPSGILGNEGGLLTALVIGAVFGFALERAGFGNGRKLAAQFYLYDMTVFKVMFTAIIVAMGGLYAMQSWNLVDLGQVWINPTFLAPQIVGGFLLGVGFIISGLCPGTAFVSLVSGKLDALVVLLGVFIGTMAFALGVDGIPFMDALYHSGAGEVSTFPTLLGLSGSWLAVIIALVALAAFVGAEKVEGIMQERLENSGLHLEKTVVRDHGAKYAVVGALVLLGVIAAVTGGPVTPGAALARTPGSLAPVELADAVIRRDPSLYLVDLSGRGDALHLPNLHAIDDPAVAPAGLLPGMRVVLLAEKDTATDFLSTWPNGPSYLLLEGGVDNWIHSVLEPTPSGDWSEAGRAADQRRAELAAWFSGAETKPTVSAPPPVISSGNAGKKKKSGGC